Part of the Candidatus Eisenbacteria bacterium genome, GAACGCGAGGACGAAGCGCTACCAGTACACGAAGCAGTACCGGGAGGTCTACTTCACCCCGACCCGGACCTGGTGGAAGAACATCCAGAGCTAGCACCTGAAGCCGAGTTCCCCGCGCCCGCCTTTTCGAAGGCGGGCGTCTTTTTTTGAGGTCTCGTTGACACCTTTCGGGGTGTTACCTATACTCGCGCGCGGCGTCGAGGCATGTATCCGTCGCGCACGAAAGAAGTTGGCGATGCGCGCCGCGGAAGGGAGGAGCGAATGCCGCTGGCCCCGATGGGCCCCTCGGGGACGCTCGAGGGGAACGTATGGACTCTGGTGGCCCATTCCGGGCCGGTCGCGAAGACGGTTCTCTTGATCCTTCTCGTTTTCTCCGTGGTCTCTTGGGCGATCATCTTGGAGAAAGTGGTGCGCTTCCGAAAGGTGGACGGCGCGTCGCGCGCGTTCCGGCGCGATTTCGCGGGAAGCGATCTCGCGGAAGCGATCCGGCGCTGCGTGGGCGGAGGGTACGAGGCGACGCCTCTGCGCGTGCTTCTCGTCTCCGGGGTCCGCGAGGGACATGGTTCATCGGCGAAAGAAGCATACCTCATGGATGACATCGAGAAGCCGGGGGGGCTGCCGTCGGAAGATCGGGGGCGGATCGAGCGGGCGGTGGAACGGACGGCGCAGCGAGAGCTTCAGACGCTCGAAAAGCACCTCGTCTTCCTCGCCTCCACCGCGAACGCGACCCCCTTCATCGGTCTCTTCGGAACGGTGTGGGGCGTGATGGACGCGTTCCTGGCGATGGGGAT contains:
- a CDS encoding MotA/TolQ/ExbB proton channel family protein gives rise to the protein MPLAPMGPSGTLEGNVWTLVAHSGPVAKTVLLILLVFSVVSWAIILEKVVRFRKVDGASRAFRRDFAGSDLAEAIRRCVGGGYEATPLRVLLVSGVREGHGSSAKEAYLMDDIEKPGGLPSEDRGRIERAVERTAQRELQTLEKHLVFLASTANATPFIGLFGTVWGVMDAFLAMGMKGSTNLATVGPGIAEALIATVAGLAAAIPAVVAYNHFLGRIRNYSIDFERFGSLLADRLTRR